A region from the Methanomassiliicoccales archaeon genome encodes:
- a CDS encoding RNA methyltransferase, with translation MPDVKVVLVSPRNEGNVGAVARSMGNFGFHDLTMVRPCEIGDEGFKRAKHAGDIIRQAKVLENVEEAVRGCSLVVGTSGIITYGERHFVRIPITPKQLAERLKDYEEGVAILFGPEDTGLAQEDLMKCDILVHIPASDEYPVLNLSHALTIVLYELHAAAVPLGGPRQASNVERERLFQFFDDLLDAVDYPEFRKEKTKVMFRRMMGRAVPTKWEFHTIMGVLGDAAKKIKRLEKK, from the coding sequence ATGCCTGACGTCAAAGTGGTACTGGTCTCCCCGCGCAATGAAGGCAACGTGGGAGCGGTGGCGAGGTCCATGGGCAACTTCGGCTTCCACGATCTGACCATGGTACGGCCGTGCGAGATCGGGGACGAAGGTTTCAAGCGGGCCAAGCACGCCGGCGACATCATCCGCCAGGCCAAGGTGCTGGAGAACGTGGAGGAGGCAGTGCGCGGTTGCTCCCTGGTGGTGGGCACGAGCGGCATCATCACCTATGGCGAGAGGCACTTTGTGAGGATACCGATCACGCCGAAACAGCTGGCGGAGCGATTGAAGGACTATGAGGAGGGGGTAGCGATCCTCTTCGGACCGGAGGACACGGGATTGGCTCAGGAGGATTTGATGAAGTGCGACATCCTGGTGCACATCCCTGCCTCGGACGAATACCCGGTGCTGAACCTTTCACACGCCCTCACCATCGTGCTGTACGAGTTGCACGCGGCAGCCGTGCCGCTGGGCGGACCAAGGCAGGCCTCGAACGTTGAGCGAGAAAGATTGTTCCAGTTCTTCGACGACCTCCTGGATGCTGTCGATTACCCCGAGTTCCGGAAAGAGAAGACCAAGGTCATGTTCCGCCGGATGATGGGGCGGGCCGTGCCGACCAAGTGGGAGTTCCACACCATCATGGGCGTGCTGGGGGACGCGGCCAAGAAGATCAAGCGCTTGGAGAAGAAGTAG
- a CDS encoding tRNA pseudouridine(38-40) synthase TruA has product MAWRAAVRIAYDGRDFMGSQRQPDEPTVEGEVIRCLEEIEAISSPDGSRFRAASRTDRGVSALCNVIAFDTSFQRGKLLHALNSQSGTVFFTGLAEVASNFSPRRASGRWYRYFLPARGLGMDAVAQAAKEFEGEHDFRRFCKAEGRTTVKRMESVHVLPVGDFIVIDLRAREFLRNMVRRLVAVMDSVGRGKVEIGDVRKALSGKERSFGLAPAENLVLMEIRYPFQFEAECPVTLGPRIQVAREDAFVQLAFVDALSESCSPSSPERESGRRP; this is encoded by the coding sequence ATGGCCTGGAGGGCAGCGGTCCGCATCGCCTACGACGGGCGGGACTTCATGGGCTCGCAGCGTCAGCCCGATGAGCCGACGGTGGAGGGGGAGGTCATCCGCTGCCTGGAAGAGATCGAGGCCATCTCCTCGCCGGACGGGTCGAGGTTCCGGGCCGCTTCCCGAACGGACCGAGGGGTGAGCGCGCTCTGCAATGTGATCGCCTTCGACACCTCGTTCCAGAGGGGGAAGTTGCTGCATGCATTGAACTCGCAATCTGGCACGGTCTTCTTCACCGGGCTAGCTGAGGTCGCCAGCAACTTCAGCCCCAGACGCGCTTCCGGTCGCTGGTACCGGTACTTCCTGCCCGCAAGAGGCCTGGGCATGGATGCCGTTGCCCAGGCTGCCAAGGAGTTCGAAGGGGAGCATGATTTTCGTCGCTTCTGCAAGGCTGAAGGCCGGACGACGGTCAAGAGGATGGAGAGCGTGCACGTCCTTCCAGTAGGGGATTTCATCGTCATCGACCTCCGAGCCAGGGAGTTCCTGCGCAACATGGTACGGAGGCTGGTGGCCGTCATGGATTCAGTGGGGCGAGGGAAGGTCGAGATCGGAGACGTGCGGAAAGCTCTCTCCGGCAAGGAGAGATCCTTCGGCCTCGCTCCGGCGGAGAACCTTGTGCTGATGGAGATCCGCTATCCTTTCCAGTTCGAGGCGGAATGCCCGGTGACGCTTGGACCACGAATCCAAGTTGCAAGGGAGGATGCCTTCGTTCAACTGGCTTTCGTGGACGCGCTGAGCGAGAGCTGTTCGCCATCGAGTCCAGAACGCGAAAGTGGGCGTAGGCCCTAG
- a CDS encoding adenylate kinase family protein has product MILAISGTPGTGKSALGGVLRSKGWNVLELNLFAQEHGLLGAMDRKRRTRAVDPKALDKAVLEGKLSGDVALIGHLAHLLTVDKIIVLRCRPSVLEIRLKDRGYAQSKVRENLEAEGCDVILVEALDRSHEVYEIDTSERTPEQAAEAVAEILAGEKEKYAPGHIDWSEEVLSWY; this is encoded by the coding sequence GTGATATTGGCGATCAGCGGGACGCCCGGGACCGGGAAAAGCGCGCTGGGAGGGGTGTTGCGATCCAAAGGCTGGAACGTTCTGGAGCTGAACCTCTTCGCCCAGGAGCACGGACTCCTCGGGGCGATGGATCGGAAGAGGAGGACGAGGGCGGTAGACCCCAAGGCATTGGACAAGGCGGTCCTGGAGGGCAAGCTTTCTGGCGACGTCGCTCTCATAGGGCATTTGGCGCATCTCCTCACGGTCGACAAGATCATCGTCCTCCGCTGTCGTCCTTCGGTGCTCGAGATCAGGCTGAAAGATAGAGGCTATGCGCAAAGCAAGGTGCGCGAGAATCTGGAAGCGGAGGGTTGCGACGTTATCCTGGTGGAAGCGCTCGATCGATCGCACGAGGTGTACGAGATCGACACCAGCGAGAGGACGCCCGAGCAGGCGGCGGAGGCGGTGGCGGAGATACTGGCCGGGGAAAAGGAGAAGTACGCACCTGGTCATATCGACTGGAGCGAAGAGGTGTTGAGCTGGTACTAG
- a CDS encoding CDP-alcohol phosphatidyltransferase family protein, translating into MEPSARLFRGWSPNAISGFSLLIAAFAALAIFFADRDWQLLLPLASVLVLLSGYLDALDGKVARLTGKSSRKGDFIDHVLDRYSDVLLIGAVAVSSWCSPYLGLVAMVGVLLTSYMGTQAQAVGAGRHYAGLLGRADRMVLLIAAPMVQWLMMLGGVSSIGILSYHLSIFDLVMIWFAVVGNTTAVQRAYSTYRLLR; encoded by the coding sequence CTGGAACCGAGCGCCCGCCTCTTCCGGGGCTGGAGCCCGAACGCCATCAGCGGCTTCTCCCTTCTGATCGCGGCCTTCGCTGCCCTGGCGATCTTCTTCGCGGACCGGGACTGGCAGCTACTCCTTCCCCTGGCCTCAGTGCTGGTGCTGCTGAGCGGTTACCTCGATGCCCTCGATGGCAAAGTGGCCAGGCTTACCGGCAAGAGCTCGCGTAAAGGGGATTTCATCGACCACGTGCTGGACCGTTATTCGGACGTGCTTCTGATAGGCGCGGTGGCGGTGAGCTCATGGTGCTCTCCTTATCTTGGATTGGTGGCGATGGTGGGCGTGCTGCTCACCAGCTACATGGGCACCCAGGCGCAGGCCGTGGGAGCTGGGAGGCATTACGCCGGGTTGCTGGGCCGCGCCGATCGGATGGTCTTGCTGATCGCTGCGCCCATGGTGCAATGGCTGATGATGCTGGGGGGCGTGAGCAGCATTGGCATTCTGTCGTATCATCTGAGCATCTTCGACCTGGTGATGATCTGGTTCGCGGTCGTGGGCAATACGACCGCGGTGCAGCGCGCCTACTCCACTTACAGATTATTGCGATGA